A part of Candidatus Chromulinivoraceae bacterium genomic DNA contains:
- a CDS encoding NUDIX domain-containing protein: MKVVERRIVGSLLISVDKHLLLGYKSPGRGDKYSDCWVIPGGGVNTNETDVEALHREIMEETGFDISSYESILIDDTLRGENRTKDLVTGHAITFKMKFFDYVTNVPKCAKDILVVAQDDLTKVEWIPFERLSSYKLSQSTADLLKRHGFI, from the coding sequence ATGAAAGTCGTTGAACGAAGAATCGTAGGGTCGTTACTTATTTCGGTTGACAAGCATCTCCTGCTAGGTTATAAGAGCCCTGGACGGGGTGACAAGTATTCTGATTGTTGGGTTATCCCGGGTGGCGGTGTAAATACCAACGAAACAGATGTGGAAGCTCTTCATCGCGAAATTATGGAAGAGACTGGTTTTGATATATCGTCGTACGAGTCAATTCTTATCGACGATACACTTAGAGGCGAAAATAGGACGAAGGATCTTGTCACTGGTCATGCCATAACTTTTAAAATGAAGTTCTTCGACTACGTTACCAATGTTCCCAAATGCGCCAAGGATATTCTTGTTGTTGCTCAAGATGATTTGACAAAGGTCGAGTGGATACCTTTCGAGAGACTATCGAGCTATAAACTATCTCAATCGACAGCTGACCTATTGAAAAGGCACGGATTTATATAG
- the cysS gene encoding cysteine--tRNA ligase, translating into MTLQLHNTLTKKTEDFTPMNGQKVTLYTCGPTVYNHLQVGNWAAYIYWDTLVRTLIANEYDVERVMNITDVGHLVSDADEGEDKLEKGAKREGKTAWQIAEFYAEDFLAGMEKIGLIMPEHVVRATDFIPQQLDLIRILKEKGYTYQIDDGIYYDTSKFPTYADFAGLDLEGQKAGARVAFNTEKRNPSDFALWKFTPMGEKRDMEWETPSDLMDGKSTHPKTGFPGWHLECSAMAMSILGPTIDIHTGGIDHIPVHHTNEIAQSEAASGKIFAHYWLHNNHIKVNGTKISKSLGNGYTLQDLAEKGYDPLDFRMFVLQGQYSNEGNFTFENLTAAKNRRHHWRNVAALRHQVHDTLAQDKNKEEDPSLAVIGLVKAALDDNLNTPEALRIIDEVFSHLETHSLDKIDGDTFHDLLETIDQLLGLQLLDSTPDIDDKTKQLIVKRERARDEKNWQLSDDLRDQLAAKAVAVRDTQEGTVWEYM; encoded by the coding sequence ATGACACTCCAACTTCACAATACGCTCACTAAAAAAACCGAAGATTTTACACCAATGAATGGTCAAAAGGTCACGCTTTATACCTGTGGCCCTACGGTATACAATCATTTACAAGTAGGTAACTGGGCTGCATATATTTATTGGGATACGCTCGTACGCACCCTTATTGCAAACGAGTACGACGTCGAGCGAGTTATGAATATTACTGATGTCGGTCATCTCGTTAGTGATGCTGATGAAGGAGAAGACAAGCTAGAAAAAGGTGCCAAACGTGAAGGTAAAACCGCTTGGCAAATTGCCGAATTCTATGCCGAAGACTTTTTGGCTGGTATGGAAAAAATTGGTCTTATCATGCCGGAGCATGTGGTGCGCGCGACTGATTTTATTCCTCAGCAGCTAGATCTTATCCGAATTCTAAAAGAGAAAGGCTATACCTACCAAATAGATGACGGCATTTATTACGACACAAGTAAGTTCCCGACCTACGCAGATTTTGCCGGACTCGATCTTGAAGGTCAGAAGGCGGGTGCGCGCGTAGCATTTAATACCGAAAAGCGAAATCCGAGTGATTTTGCCCTATGGAAGTTCACACCTATGGGCGAAAAACGTGACATGGAATGGGAAACACCCTCGGATCTAATGGACGGAAAGTCTACTCATCCTAAGACGGGCTTTCCCGGATGGCACCTTGAATGCTCGGCTATGGCTATGAGCATCCTGGGCCCGACTATTGATATCCATACTGGCGGTATTGATCATATTCCTGTTCACCACACAAATGAGATTGCCCAATCCGAGGCTGCAAGCGGTAAAATCTTTGCCCACTACTGGCTGCACAACAACCATATCAAGGTTAACGGCACGAAGATCAGCAAGAGCCTAGGCAATGGATATACGCTTCAAGATCTTGCAGAAAAAGGGTACGACCCGCTTGATTTTCGGATGTTTGTACTACAGGGACAGTATTCTAACGAAGGTAACTTTACGTTTGAGAACCTCACCGCGGCCAAGAACAGACGACATCATTGGCGAAACGTCGCGGCCCTGCGACACCAGGTTCACGATACGCTAGCCCAAGATAAAAACAAGGAAGAAGATCCATCACTTGCTGTCATCGGCTTAGTTAAAGCCGCACTGGATGACAATCTCAATACGCCAGAAGCACTTCGCATTATTGACGAAGTCTTTTCTCACCTTGAAACTCACAGCCTAGATAAAATCGACGGAGATACGTTCCATGACCTTCTTGAGACTATTGATCAGCTACTTGGCCTACAGCTACTAGACTCAACACCTGACATCGATGACAAAACAAAGCAGCTCATCGTAAAACGCGAACGCGCCCGAGACGAGAAAAACTGGCAGCTCTCCGATGATCTCCGCGACCAGCTTGCAGCAAAAGCCGTTGCTGTTCGCGACACGCAAGAGGGCACCGTTTGGGAATATATGTAG
- a CDS encoding DHH family phosphoesterase, with protein MYEKAAELIAKAQKIVIIQGENPDGDSLGSSLALEEILGDLKKDVTMYCATDVPKYMRYIKGWDRVEMTFKTDADLAIIVDTSADILISKALETPGVRSFLETHPVLVIDHHATKSSLSFPHTMLADEAVATSEIIYALASTNNWSINAQAAENMLVAIMSDSLGLTTQNTTANSFFVAGKLTELGASNSAIENRRREFMKKSPEILAYKGQLISRIEYFLDGKLAIIHIPWEEIQQYSDQYNPSVLVLDEMRLVEGVEIGVAIKTYPDGKVTGKLRSNMPISEEIAGFFGGGGHKYAAGFRVYEEYDKIVAELLTATEKAIKDHEA; from the coding sequence ATGTACGAAAAAGCCGCAGAGCTTATTGCAAAAGCACAAAAAATTGTCATCATTCAGGGCGAAAACCCAGACGGCGACAGTCTTGGTAGCAGCCTCGCGCTTGAAGAGATTCTGGGTGATCTTAAAAAAGACGTCACTATGTACTGCGCGACAGACGTGCCAAAATACATGCGATACATTAAAGGTTGGGATAGAGTTGAAATGACATTCAAGACCGATGCCGACCTCGCTATTATCGTGGATACAAGTGCTGACATTCTTATCAGCAAAGCGTTGGAAACACCCGGTGTGCGGTCGTTCCTAGAAACGCACCCGGTGCTCGTCATCGACCACCACGCGACAAAATCAAGCCTCAGCTTTCCGCATACTATGCTTGCCGATGAAGCTGTTGCTACTAGTGAGATTATTTATGCACTTGCTAGTACGAACAACTGGAGTATCAATGCGCAAGCAGCCGAAAATATGCTTGTTGCTATCATGTCAGACAGCCTTGGACTTACCACCCAGAACACAACAGCTAACAGTTTCTTTGTAGCTGGAAAACTCACAGAGCTCGGCGCAAGCAACTCTGCTATAGAAAATCGCCGACGTGAGTTTATGAAAAAATCCCCAGAGATTTTAGCCTACAAAGGTCAGCTCATTAGTCGCATCGAATACTTTTTAGATGGCAAGCTCGCTATTATCCATATACCATGGGAAGAAATACAGCAGTACAGCGATCAATATAATCCAAGCGTACTTGTGCTGGATGAAATGCGGCTCGTTGAAGGTGTCGAAATTGGCGTTGCTATTAAAACATATCCAGACGGTAAGGTAACGGGCAAGCTTCGTAGCAACATGCCAATCTCCGAAGAAATTGCCGGCTTCTTTGGTGGTGGAGGTCACAAATACGCAGCCGGTTTCCGTGTTTATGAAGAATACGATAAGATTGTAGCAGAACTATTGACGGCAACGGAAAAAGCGATTAAAGACCATGAAGCGTAA
- the recR gene encoding recombination mediator RecR: MAQILPAALTKAIDELGRLPGVGARTAERYAYFLLRSDSHTTDKLAAAISDLHEGVKTCPVTFALIDADQSVSSLYTDSSRDKQLIAVVEEPLDIVALERTGQYHGTYHVLGGAISPIDGIGPEQLHIPELLERIKNDDVQEVIIATNASVEGESTALFLQRHVQESGNEVKLTRLARGIPVGVDLEYADQITLTHALEGRRTL, from the coding sequence TTGGCGCAAATTCTTCCAGCGGCGCTCACCAAAGCGATCGATGAATTAGGCCGCTTGCCTGGCGTAGGTGCGCGTACTGCAGAGCGGTATGCGTACTTTCTGCTACGTAGCGACAGCCACACGACCGATAAGCTCGCAGCAGCCATCTCCGACCTCCACGAGGGCGTAAAGACGTGTCCAGTTACCTTTGCGCTTATAGATGCCGATCAATCCGTCTCTTCGCTCTATACTGACAGCAGCCGCGATAAGCAGTTAATTGCCGTCGTTGAAGAACCACTTGATATCGTCGCTCTAGAACGCACTGGGCAGTATCACGGTACATATCACGTCTTAGGAGGCGCAATCTCACCGATTGATGGTATCGGCCCAGAGCAGCTTCATATTCCCGAGCTACTAGAGCGAATCAAGAACGACGATGTACAAGAGGTCATTATCGCGACTAACGCAAGCGTTGAAGGTGAGTCGACTGCACTCTTCTTGCAGCGCCACGTTCAAGAGTCTGGTAACGAGGTTAAACTTACACGTCTCGCGCGAGGCATTCCAGTCGGCGTCGACTTAGAATACGCCGATCAAATAACTCTAACTCACGCCCTTGAAGGACGAAGGACATTATAA
- a CDS encoding YbaB/EbfC family nucleoid-associated protein, with product MAFDQMKMLNQLRKAQKDLAKEIIEVEAGDGAVVVQITGEMKIKSVKINPAQVDVDDITELEHWIEIAFRDGLAKAQEVASEKMKPLMGGLGNLGL from the coding sequence ATGGCATTTGACCAAATGAAAATGTTGAATCAGCTGCGCAAAGCGCAGAAAGATCTTGCTAAAGAAATCATCGAGGTAGAAGCTGGCGATGGCGCTGTTGTCGTTCAGATTACCGGTGAAATGAAGATAAAAAGCGTCAAGATCAACCCAGCACAAGTTGATGTTGATGACATTACAGAGCTAGAACACTGGATTGAGATCGCTTTCCGCGATGGCCTTGCAAAAGCACAAGAAGTTGCCTCAGAAAAAATGAAGCCGCTCATGGGTGGTCTCGGCAACCTCGGACTATAA
- a CDS encoding glycosyltransferase family 39 protein yields MGKELTDYFIYRWRYVLGYGLIAILIIGMLIVAGLFIPGGLSQSEMQSVVTSNTATFSLSSFNPDSVINLPYHLLQHASINLLGVSIFSVKLPSLLLGLFSAAGMFMLLRTWFRENVAVLTAIIVITTGQFLFVAQSGTSSIVYIFWSVWLLVLAMLISRRTGWTTVWKIALFAIAALSMYTPLSPYILIALASAIMLHPHLRYLVRQLSKIKIAIGVVVALILLIPLAYAIFLKPSIGLTILGIPTTSIDFKANILQLLHQYFDFISPSSGIFMTPVYGLGSVILIILGIFQLATTKYTARSYITAAWAVLLVPVLIINPGYISVTFVPVMLLMAMGIHRLLNSWYSLFPRNPYARFAGLIPLVVLISGMVFTGVNRYMYGYAYDPQTAGNFSHDLRLVNMQLATAKKANQNVTLVPSQNEVPFYAVIAKHNTNVQVNTQLPVALATAQMVIVTHNAHMTDQSSQLYRIITDSTSHNADRLYIYKTVIK; encoded by the coding sequence ATGGGCAAAGAACTAACAGATTATTTTATCTACAGGTGGCGATACGTGTTGGGGTATGGTCTTATCGCAATCTTGATCATTGGCATGCTTATAGTAGCCGGACTATTTATACCGGGCGGCTTGAGTCAGAGTGAAATGCAGTCTGTCGTTACCAGTAATACTGCAACTTTTTCACTTTCCTCGTTCAATCCAGATTCTGTTATTAATCTTCCGTATCACCTTTTGCAGCATGCCAGTATTAATCTACTCGGCGTATCTATTTTCAGTGTTAAGTTGCCATCATTACTCCTAGGGCTTTTCTCTGCCGCTGGAATGTTCATGTTACTTCGAACCTGGTTCCGTGAAAACGTCGCCGTTCTTACTGCCATTATCGTTATTACGACCGGACAGTTTTTATTCGTGGCTCAAAGCGGCACGAGTAGTATCGTATATATCTTTTGGTCAGTTTGGCTGCTTGTACTTGCAATGCTCATTTCTAGAAGGACAGGATGGACGACTGTTTGGAAGATTGCACTCTTTGCCATTGCTGCGCTCAGCATGTATACGCCGCTAAGTCCATATATTCTTATTGCGCTAGCAAGTGCGATCATGCTGCACCCACATCTTCGATATCTTGTACGACAACTTTCAAAGATCAAGATTGCTATAGGCGTTGTGGTAGCGCTCATTCTACTTATACCGCTTGCATACGCAATCTTTTTGAAGCCATCTATCGGATTGACGATTCTTGGTATTCCAACAACTTCGATCGATTTTAAAGCAAACATCCTTCAGCTTCTGCACCAGTACTTCGACTTTATTTCACCGAGCAGTGGTATCTTCATGACACCAGTTTATGGTCTTGGCTCCGTCATTCTCATTATCTTAGGTATCTTTCAGCTTGCCACAACAAAATACACAGCTCGCAGTTATATTACTGCTGCCTGGGCTGTGCTACTCGTACCAGTACTGATTATCAACCCCGGCTATATAAGTGTTACATTCGTACCTGTTATGCTCCTGATGGCAATGGGAATCCATCGTTTACTGAACAGCTGGTATAGTCTCTTTCCACGCAATCCATATGCCCGTTTTGCCGGTCTCATTCCGCTAGTAGTGCTTATTAGTGGAATGGTATTCACTGGCGTTAATCGCTACATGTATGGATACGCCTACGACCCCCAGACAGCCGGGAATTTTTCCCACGACCTTCGCCTAGTTAATATGCAGCTCGCTACGGCTAAAAAAGCTAATCAAAATGTTACACTTGTTCCAAGCCAAAATGAAGTACCTTTTTATGCGGTTATTGCAAAACATAACACTAACGTGCAAGTGAATACACAGTTGCCAGTTGCCCTCGCTACGGCGCAGATGGTTATTGTGACACATAATGCTCACATGACTGATCAGTCATCGCAGCTTTATCGTATTATCACAGACAGCACGTCTCATAACGCCGATCGACTTTACATCTATAAAACAGTAATAAAATAA
- the dnaB gene encoding replicative DNA helicase: protein MSTKEVPAGKVPPQNLDAEKSLLGAVLIDEETLADISEHVSPKDFYDKRHRIIFEGMMRLYERHRPVDLLTLSDELKKKDEFDVIGGSAYLTELTNYVPTAAHAEAYAEMVAQKAIRRRLIKASADISELGFDEETTTQELLEKAEAELFSVSDQSLKQDLVSIETILTDSFDRMEELHRNKGALRGVRTGWRDLDNMTAGLQRSDLIILAARPAMGKTTLVTNLAYNVATVAKQSVLFFSLEMSKEQLVDRMLADASGVDAWNIRTGNLSDDDFSKLSEAMGEMAEAPIYLDDTPGLSVLEMRTKARRAAHDAPLGVIIVDYLQLMQGSGRDNGNRVQEVSEISRGLKLIARELNVPVIALSQLSRSVESRSPQIPQLADLRESGSIEQDADIVMFIYREAYYNPETERENITDLIIAKHRNGPVGKVELYFHPERLRFMSLDKRHD, encoded by the coding sequence ATGTCAACAAAAGAAGTCCCGGCCGGAAAAGTCCCGCCACAAAACCTAGACGCCGAAAAGAGTTTACTCGGTGCAGTTTTAATTGACGAGGAAACTCTTGCCGATATTTCAGAGCATGTTTCGCCAAAAGATTTTTACGACAAACGCCATCGAATCATTTTCGAAGGCATGATGCGACTTTATGAGCGTCATCGTCCGGTTGATCTTTTGACTCTCAGTGATGAGCTTAAAAAGAAGGATGAGTTTGATGTCATTGGTGGTTCAGCTTATTTAACTGAGCTTACTAACTATGTTCCGACCGCAGCTCACGCCGAAGCCTACGCCGAAATGGTTGCCCAAAAAGCTATTCGACGCCGACTTATTAAAGCCAGCGCTGATATATCCGAGCTTGGTTTTGACGAAGAGACCACCACACAGGAACTACTCGAAAAGGCTGAGGCAGAACTATTTAGCGTGAGCGACCAGTCGCTCAAACAAGATCTTGTCAGTATTGAAACGATTTTAACAGATAGTTTTGACCGCATGGAAGAACTCCATCGCAACAAGGGCGCACTTCGTGGCGTTCGAACCGGTTGGCGCGACCTCGACAATATGACCGCAGGCCTCCAACGAAGTGACCTGATTATTCTTGCCGCCCGTCCAGCCATGGGTAAGACAACCCTTGTAACCAACCTCGCATACAATGTAGCGACCGTCGCCAAGCAGTCTGTCCTATTCTTCAGCCTAGAGATGAGCAAAGAACAGCTAGTTGACCGTATGTTGGCTGACGCCAGCGGTGTTGACGCTTGGAATATTCGTACAGGCAATCTTTCTGATGATGATTTTAGTAAGCTTAGTGAAGCTATGGGCGAAATGGCCGAAGCACCTATTTATCTAGATGACACACCAGGACTTTCCGTTCTTGAAATGCGCACCAAAGCCCGCCGCGCCGCTCATGATGCTCCTCTGGGAGTTATCATCGTTGACTATCTTCAGCTGATGCAGGGAAGCGGTCGCGACAATGGCAACCGAGTGCAAGAGGTGAGTGAAATCTCACGTGGACTTAAGCTTATTGCCCGCGAGCTAAATGTACCTGTCATCGCGCTAAGCCAGCTCTCGCGTTCCGTTGAAAGTCGCAGTCCGCAGATTCCACAGCTAGCCGACCTTCGTGAGTCTGGATCAATCGAGCAGGACGCCGACATTGTAATGTTTATTTACCGCGAAGCGTACTACAACCCAGAGACCGAGCGTGAAAACATTACCGATCTTATTATCGCTAAACATCGTAACGGCCCTGTTGGCAAGGTTGAACTGTACTTCCACCCAGAGCGCCTACGCTTTATGTCGCTTGATAAACGACATGATTAA
- the dnaX gene encoding DNA polymerase III subunit gamma/tau codes for MSKALYRKYRSRKLADVEGQKHVTDILERSLAAGRIAHAYLLTGPRGVGKTSIARILAYEINKLPYDEDETNLDIIEIDAASNNGVEDVRDLREKVQIAPVSALKKVYIIDEVHMLSKAAFNALLKTLEEPPEHAVFILATTDADKLPATIISRTQRFSLRAITPVVAKKHLAYIAKEEGIKIDEGALEIIARRGDGSFRDSISLLDQLQGLADEKTGITMQLVEEALGLAPAEHVEKLLAAYEARDITAIVALVDAGEQSGIQPSVLVSQLIQTVRMQIAEKPQLLPLLDQLLEVAKSSQPSIKLLTVLATHAAPKPKSVALASPMPEISAPVKELERQAVRPTPSVKPMVSQIPASKTPREPAKPSPSVTSPDVPKLQGESHLENLDWNAVLEYTHQNFVAIHSVLARCSYEVADDKLILYTVNNFYKKKLDDAKYRANLTVALEQTGAGDPLIETIGTPPPPKDSTAAAVAAIMGGGEEVSIEE; via the coding sequence GTGTCAAAAGCGTTGTATCGTAAATATCGCAGCCGCAAATTAGCTGATGTCGAGGGGCAAAAACATGTCACCGATATTTTAGAGCGCTCGCTTGCCGCCGGCCGAATTGCTCACGCATATCTTTTAACAGGCCCTCGGGGTGTTGGTAAAACATCCATAGCCCGTATTTTGGCATACGAAATTAATAAACTACCCTATGACGAAGATGAAACGAATCTTGATATTATTGAGATCGATGCTGCAAGTAATAATGGAGTTGAAGATGTTCGAGATCTGCGAGAAAAAGTACAAATCGCACCTGTTTCAGCTCTCAAGAAAGTCTACATCATCGACGAGGTGCACATGCTTTCCAAGGCTGCATTTAATGCACTCCTTAAAACCCTCGAAGAGCCGCCTGAGCATGCTGTTTTTATCCTAGCTACAACCGATGCAGATAAGCTGCCTGCAACTATAATTAGCCGCACGCAGCGCTTTAGTCTTAGAGCTATAACACCAGTAGTTGCAAAAAAACATCTCGCCTACATCGCAAAAGAAGAAGGTATAAAAATCGACGAGGGAGCTCTTGAGATCATTGCACGGCGTGGAGATGGCAGTTTTCGTGATAGCATAAGTCTGCTCGACCAATTGCAAGGTCTTGCTGATGAGAAAACCGGCATCACCATGCAACTCGTAGAAGAGGCGCTTGGCCTAGCGCCAGCCGAACACGTTGAAAAACTACTCGCAGCCTACGAGGCTCGTGACATCACTGCGATCGTAGCGCTGGTGGATGCAGGTGAACAAAGTGGCATTCAGCCAAGCGTCCTCGTAAGTCAGCTTATTCAGACTGTTCGTATGCAAATTGCCGAAAAACCACAGCTGCTGCCGCTACTCGACCAACTACTCGAAGTGGCTAAATCATCACAGCCAAGTATTAAACTTTTAACCGTACTGGCTACTCATGCCGCGCCTAAACCAAAATCTGTCGCGCTTGCATCGCCAATGCCTGAAATTAGTGCGCCCGTTAAAGAGCTCGAACGTCAGGCCGTTCGGCCAACGCCTTCTGTTAAACCCATGGTAAGCCAAATTCCGGCGAGTAAAACGCCCCGCGAGCCAGCTAAACCATCACCGTCGGTAACCTCGCCAGATGTGCCTAAACTACAAGGCGAATCTCACCTTGAAAACCTCGACTGGAATGCAGTCCTTGAATACACACATCAAAACTTCGTGGCGATCCATAGCGTACTTGCAAGGTGCAGTTACGAAGTGGCCGATGATAAGCTAATTCTTTATACCGTCAATAACTTCTATAAAAAGAAGTTGGACGATGCAAAGTACCGCGCTAACTTGACTGTCGCACTCGAGCAAACGGGAGCTGGTGACCCACTTATAGAGACAATTGGAACACCGCCGCCGCCAAAAGATAGCACAGCAGCCGCAGTAGCTGCTATTATGGGTGGAGGAGAAGAGGTAAGCATCGAAGAATAG
- a CDS encoding DUF2797 domain-containing protein, whose amino-acid sequence MPEVGDYLLTHVGFSRDEKPIISFQKGNSFIDFEPLGQRIAMRFDTSQRHCTGWRDITTGERFSCPDSHVVENKYEQCPACQTRTGFNPAFYNASTVSEQQEARNKEPHILYLARFGDDVVKVGISHAKRERSRLLEQGARDALILDTFPSAHIARQYEAKIASMPGIAETLQLRKKLSLLEIPYDHKKGEGDLKQTRSRIEEQLHVSFADSEVHDLDTSFFPNTQPDLTQSFCSIDQQLLTGRCTGMLGSLLFCDYKDTPVFLPLKKFIGHHVEITDTELSLDLPARQISLF is encoded by the coding sequence ATGCCTGAGGTGGGCGATTATTTGTTAACACATGTAGGTTTCTCACGTGACGAGAAACCTATCATTTCGTTTCAAAAAGGCAATTCCTTCATTGACTTCGAGCCGCTCGGTCAAAGGATAGCTATGCGTTTTGACACTTCGCAGCGGCACTGCACGGGCTGGCGTGATATTACCACCGGTGAACGCTTTAGCTGCCCTGATAGTCATGTCGTTGAGAATAAATATGAGCAATGTCCAGCTTGCCAAACTAGGACTGGGTTTAATCCGGCGTTTTACAATGCCAGCACGGTTTCTGAACAGCAAGAAGCTCGCAACAAAGAGCCACACATTTTATATCTTGCGCGTTTTGGCGACGATGTTGTTAAGGTTGGTATCTCACATGCTAAACGCGAGCGATCGCGACTTTTGGAGCAGGGCGCTCGCGATGCACTTATTTTAGATACATTTCCGTCTGCTCATATCGCTAGGCAATACGAAGCTAAGATTGCGAGTATGCCTGGCATTGCCGAAACATTGCAACTGAGGAAAAAGCTATCTCTACTAGAAATACCATACGACCACAAAAAGGGTGAGGGTGATCTCAAACAGACCCGTAGTCGTATTGAAGAACAACTGCATGTTTCGTTTGCAGACAGTGAGGTGCATGATCTAGATACTAGTTTTTTCCCAAACACACAGCCTGACCTCACTCAAAGCTTTTGCTCTATTGATCAGCAGCTACTAACAGGCAGATGTACCGGTATGCTCGGATCTCTACTTTTTTGCGATTATAAAGATACGCCAGTTTTTCTGCCCCTTAAAAAGTTCATCGGCCACCATGTAGAGATCACTGACACAGAACTGTCACTTGATCTTCCAGCTCGACAGATATCACTTTTTTAA
- a CDS encoding prepilin-type N-terminal cleavage/methylation domain-containing protein — protein MSTIRAAQNGFTIVEILIVISIIVILASITLVVYGNVQNSGYDASVQSDLDNSTGLLESFRVSTSTTHYFPQTSTDLSPLNIKATKGAYDVTTAVNFVYCVNTSDYQSYYIAALSKADTIFLMTQDGFVNNTILTKNSFSNATTLCSALGSNIGLGSAGMSAPNTWQSWTHT, from the coding sequence ATGAGTACTATACGCGCCGCTCAAAACGGATTTACTATCGTCGAGATACTTATAGTTATCTCTATAATTGTTATCTTGGCGTCCATAACTCTGGTTGTATACGGTAATGTACAGAATAGTGGTTACGATGCGTCCGTTCAGTCAGACCTAGATAACTCGACAGGCCTGCTTGAGTCATTCCGTGTAAGTACTTCAACTACTCATTATTTTCCACAAACAAGTACCGATCTCAGCCCGCTTAACATAAAGGCTACTAAAGGCGCCTACGATGTAACGACCGCGGTCAACTTTGTATATTGCGTAAACACTTCCGACTATCAGTCGTATTATATTGCCGCGCTCAGTAAGGCTGATACTATATTCTTGATGACGCAAGATGGTTTTGTGAATAATACTATACTGACAAAAAATAGCTTCTCTAACGCAACCACGCTCTGTAGCGCGCTCGGCTCCAATATTGGACTTGGCTCCGCGGGAATGTCCGCCCCAAACACCTGGCAGTCCTGGACGCACACCTAA
- a CDS encoding pyridoxal-phosphate dependent enzyme: MTIALERQTYRASMGEEAYATIDNRREEMGEQFELTELDREFSLYTHRLGASGLYLADAAANYARTFKWRGAYNAMSVLKEQGVESVTVPSAGNHLRGAVMAGKILGMRVHGVVPTSAPMSKKEGAKQLWGDTPGFNLHVVGDSFDESLTWAHASAEQLGEVVHPFDDPLVSAGQGTLADDIYGSALESNLDLRHVVLPVGGGGLFRGVAERFRELGANITVHGVEAQGSNSLSRSAEVGAVVDATHPNTRYGGSAVKRTAERTLDAYQTFPNTTLWKVDDDEVTAVVEDYLEEIHYRKLDRCSSFVPFEPTTLVAVAGLSKITKAYPGELIAVVGTGRNDAPGAIWQS, from the coding sequence ATGACCATAGCACTTGAGCGCCAGACATACCGAGCAAGTATGGGTGAAGAAGCATATGCCACGATCGATAATCGTCGCGAAGAAATGGGCGAGCAGTTTGAACTTACCGAGCTAGACCGTGAGTTTTCCCTCTACACGCATAGGCTTGGAGCGTCCGGCCTTTACCTTGCCGATGCTGCAGCCAACTATGCACGGACGTTTAAGTGGCGTGGGGCTTACAATGCCATGTCTGTATTGAAAGAACAAGGTGTCGAGTCTGTCACCGTGCCCTCTGCGGGTAACCATTTACGTGGGGCTGTTATGGCCGGAAAGATTTTAGGAATGAGAGTTCATGGTGTTGTACCAACATCAGCTCCGATGAGTAAGAAAGAGGGCGCTAAACAATTGTGGGGCGACACTCCCGGCTTTAACCTCCATGTAGTTGGCGACAGCTTTGACGAAAGCCTCACATGGGCGCATGCAAGCGCCGAACAGCTCGGTGAAGTTGTCCATCCGTTTGACGACCCGCTCGTATCTGCAGGCCAAGGTACGCTGGCTGACGATATCTACGGCAGTGCCCTGGAGTCAAACCTGGATCTTCGACACGTAGTATTGCCTGTCGGCGGAGGCGGTCTATTTCGTGGCGTTGCCGAGCGTTTCAGGGAGCTTGGAGCTAACATCACAGTCCATGGTGTCGAGGCACAAGGCAGCAATAGTTTATCACGCAGTGCAGAGGTTGGCGCGGTTGTCGATGCGACACATCCCAATACACGATATGGAGGTTCCGCGGTAAAAAGAACAGCTGAGCGAACACTCGATGCCTACCAAACCTTTCCAAATACCACGTTATGGAAAGTAGACGACGATGAAGTAACGGCAGTTGTAGAAGATTATTTAGAAGAAATTCATTACCGCAAACTCGATCGTTGCTCCAGTTTTGTACCGTTCGAACCTACAACTCTTGTTGCCGTAGCTGGACTCTCAAAAATAACCAAGGCATATCCAGGTGAACTGATTGCCGTCGTCGGAACAGGGCGAAATGATGCGCCCGGAGCTATCTGGCAGTCATGA